A single Hypanus sabinus isolate sHypSab1 chromosome 24, sHypSab1.hap1, whole genome shotgun sequence DNA region contains:
- the LOC132380752 gene encoding transcription factor SOX-11-like, with the protein MVQQQQTGVARRGGGGGGGGGRGEAADSGISDMSAASSPNPWSGTPGRGDEEGAGCCQPDWCKTPSGHIKRPMNAFMVWSQIERKKIMEQVPDMHNAEISKRLGKKWKMLKEAEKSPFIREAERLRLKHMADYPDYKYRPRKKVRGETAAAPSSSAAAAPASDNKPHKKPPGKKHSRTHKAKQLLERSKAKRAKAQGQLGGVGPSGRRPQPPDLESEPEPEDEEEEDEEEPEDDEEPEELLHYCLAGKKPGAELRTPGRPALLPAAHAHARPPDDCDQQLLLFDLSLNVAAGGGLSGPGGNLSLDKDSDSLAGGSSPVSHFEFPDYGTPEVRKMISGDWLEIESNISY; encoded by the coding sequence ATGGTGCAGCAGCAGCAGACGGGGGTGGCCAGGAGGGGCGGCGgcggtggaggaggaggggggcGCGGCGAGGCGGCCGACAGTGGCATCAGCGACATGAGCGCGGCTTCGAGCCCCAACCCCTGGAGCGGGACCCCGGGCCGCGGCGACGAGGAGGGCGCGGGCTGCTGTCAGCCCGACTGGTGCAAGACGCCGAGCGGCCACATCAAGCGGCCGATGAACGCCTTCATGGTGTGGTCGCAAATCGAGAGAAAGAAGATTATGGAACAGGTGCCCGACATGCACAACGCCGAGATCTCCAAGCGGCTCGGCAAGAAGTGGAAGATGCTGAAAGAGGCCGAGAAGAGCCCGTTTATTCGGGAGGCGGAGCGGCTGCGCCTCAAGCACATGGCGGACTACCCCGACTACAAGTACCGACCGCGGAAGAAGGTACGGGGAGAGACAGCCGCCGCCCCCTCCTCCTCTGCCGCTGCCGCCCCCGCCTCCGACAACAAGCCTCACAAGAAGCCGCCGGGTAAGAAGCACAGCCGGACGCACAAAGCCAAGCAGCTCCTGGAGCGCTCCAAAGCCAAGCGTGCCAAGGCGCAGGGTCAGCTGGGCGGCGTGGGGCCGAGCGGCCGCCGCCCGCAGCCGCCCGACCTGGAGTCGGAGCCTGAGCCGgaggatgaggaggaggaggacgagGAGGAGCCCGAGGACGATGAGGAGCCCGAGGAGttgctgcattactgcctggccGGCAAGAAACCGGGCGCGGAGCTCAGGACCCCCGGGCGCCCGGCGCTGCTGCCCGCCGCCCACGCCCACGCCCGGCCGCCCGACGACTGCGACCAACAGCTGCTGCTCTTCGACCTGAGCCTGAACGTAGCGGCGGGCGGCGGGCTATCCGGCCCGGGCGGCAACCTGTCCCTGGACAAGGACAGCGACTCTCTGGCGGGCGGCAGCAGCCCGGTGTCTCACTTCGAGTTCCCCGACTACGGGACCCCCGAGGTGCGCAAAATGATCTCAGGAGACTGGCTGGAAATCGAGTCCAATATTTCCTACTAG